From Salvelinus sp. IW2-2015 linkage group LG18, ASM291031v2, whole genome shotgun sequence, a single genomic window includes:
- the pank1b gene encoding pantothenate kinase 1 isoform X2 yields MKLIVKKPAFPWFGMDIGGTLVKLVYFEPKDFTAEEEEVESLKSIRHFLTSNVAYGNTGIRDVHLELKNLTMCGRKGNLHFIRFPTQDMLGFIQMGRDKNFSSLHTTLCATGGGAYKFEDDFRTIANLKLQKLDELDCLIQGLLYVDSVGFNGHPECYFFENPSDPESENCVKKTCCLDNHFPMLLVNIGSGVSMLAVYSKDNYKRVTGTSLGGGTFLGLCCLLTGCETFEEALEMAAKGDSSNVDKLVKDIYGGDYERFGLQGSTVASSFGHMMSKEKRDSISKEDLARATLVTITNNIGSIARMCAVNEKIERVVFVGNFLRINTVSTKLLAYAMDFWSKGQLKALFLEHEGYFGAVGAFLELLKMTDDL; encoded by the exons ATGAAGCTTATTGTTAAAAAACCAG CCTTCCCCTGGTTTGGGATGGACATCGGCGGCACCCTGGTGAAGCTGGTCTACTTCGAGCCCAAGGACTTCacggcggaggaggaggaggtggagagccTGAAGAGCATCCGCCACTTCCTGACCTCCAACGTGGCCTACGGCAACACGGGCATCCGCGATGTCCACCTGGAGCTCAAGAACCTAACCATGTGCGGCCGGAAGGGAAACCTGCACTTCATCCGCTTCCCCACCCAGGACATGCTAGGCTTCATCCAGATGGGCCGAGATAAGAACTTCTCCAGCCTGCACACCACACTCTGCGCCACTGGCGGAGGGGCCTACAAGTTTGAGGACGACTTTAGGACG ATCGCCAACCTAAAGCTCCAGAAGCTGGATGAACTGGACTGTCTCATCCAGGGTCTTCTCTATGTGGACTCAGTGGGGTTCAATGGCCATCCAGAGTGCTACTTTTTCGAGAACCCCTCCGACCCCGAGAGTGAGAACTGTGTCAAGAAAACATGTTGCCTTGACAACCACTTCCCCATGTTGTTGGTCAACATTGGCTCAGGCGTCAGCATGCTGGCAGTCTATTCAAAAGACAACTACAAACGGGTCACAGGCACCAG TTTGGGAGGTGGGACGTTCCTAGGCCTATGCTGTTTGCTGACTGGCTGCGAGACATTTGAGGAGGCCCTGGAAATGGCGGCGAAGGGGGACAGCAGCAACGTGGACAAACTGGTGAAGGACATCTACGGAGGAGACTATGAACGCTTCGGTCTCCAGGGGTCTACTGTTGCATCTAG TTTTGGTCATATGATGAGCAAGGAGAAGCGTGACAGCATCAGTAAGGAGGACCTAGCCCGAGCCACTCTCGTCACCATCACCAACAACATTGGCTCTATTGCTCGTATGTGTGCGGTTAATGAG AAAATTGAAAGAGTGGTGTTTGTTGGGAATTTCCTGAGAATCAATACTGTGTCAACGAAGCTGCTTGCTTATGCCATGGATTTTTGGTCCAAAGGACAATTAAAAGCTCTCTTCTTAGAGCATGAG
- the pank1b gene encoding pantothenate kinase 1 isoform X1 has product MDNVNGKASDQKRTGVCQDNGLTNGFHPTQTGNGSCNALGSNGTSTSGGCYSSSSSSSGGGGGSGHNGIEHFHDLQVQEDVHNNGSPPKRCRLRKRMDSGKKSRPPFPWFGMDIGGTLVKLVYFEPKDFTAEEEEVESLKSIRHFLTSNVAYGNTGIRDVHLELKNLTMCGRKGNLHFIRFPTQDMLGFIQMGRDKNFSSLHTTLCATGGGAYKFEDDFRTIANLKLQKLDELDCLIQGLLYVDSVGFNGHPECYFFENPSDPESENCVKKTCCLDNHFPMLLVNIGSGVSMLAVYSKDNYKRVTGTSLGGGTFLGLCCLLTGCETFEEALEMAAKGDSSNVDKLVKDIYGGDYERFGLQGSTVASSFGHMMSKEKRDSISKEDLARATLVTITNNIGSIARMCAVNEKIERVVFVGNFLRINTVSTKLLAYAMDFWSKGQLKALFLEHEGYFGAVGAFLELLKMTDDL; this is encoded by the exons ATGGATAACGTTAATGGCAAAGCATCGGATCAGAAAAGAACAGGCGTTTGCCAAGATAATGGTTTGACAAATGGATTCCATCCTACACAAACTGGCAACGGGAGCTGCAATGCCTTAGGTTCAAATGGAACCAGTACCAGTGGCGgttgttatagtagtagtagtagtagtagtggtggtggtggtggtagtggacaTAATGGAATTGAACATTTCCACGATCTTCAGGTCCAGGAAGACGTCCATAATAATGGGTCGCCTCCAAAGCGGTGTAGACTCAGAAAAAGAATGGATTCTGGCAAAAAGAGTAGACCGC CCTTCCCCTGGTTTGGGATGGACATCGGCGGCACCCTGGTGAAGCTGGTCTACTTCGAGCCCAAGGACTTCacggcggaggaggaggaggtggagagccTGAAGAGCATCCGCCACTTCCTGACCTCCAACGTGGCCTACGGCAACACGGGCATCCGCGATGTCCACCTGGAGCTCAAGAACCTAACCATGTGCGGCCGGAAGGGAAACCTGCACTTCATCCGCTTCCCCACCCAGGACATGCTAGGCTTCATCCAGATGGGCCGAGATAAGAACTTCTCCAGCCTGCACACCACACTCTGCGCCACTGGCGGAGGGGCCTACAAGTTTGAGGACGACTTTAGGACG ATCGCCAACCTAAAGCTCCAGAAGCTGGATGAACTGGACTGTCTCATCCAGGGTCTTCTCTATGTGGACTCAGTGGGGTTCAATGGCCATCCAGAGTGCTACTTTTTCGAGAACCCCTCCGACCCCGAGAGTGAGAACTGTGTCAAGAAAACATGTTGCCTTGACAACCACTTCCCCATGTTGTTGGTCAACATTGGCTCAGGCGTCAGCATGCTGGCAGTCTATTCAAAAGACAACTACAAACGGGTCACAGGCACCAG TTTGGGAGGTGGGACGTTCCTAGGCCTATGCTGTTTGCTGACTGGCTGCGAGACATTTGAGGAGGCCCTGGAAATGGCGGCGAAGGGGGACAGCAGCAACGTGGACAAACTGGTGAAGGACATCTACGGAGGAGACTATGAACGCTTCGGTCTCCAGGGGTCTACTGTTGCATCTAG TTTTGGTCATATGATGAGCAAGGAGAAGCGTGACAGCATCAGTAAGGAGGACCTAGCCCGAGCCACTCTCGTCACCATCACCAACAACATTGGCTCTATTGCTCGTATGTGTGCGGTTAATGAG AAAATTGAAAGAGTGGTGTTTGTTGGGAATTTCCTGAGAATCAATACTGTGTCAACGAAGCTGCTTGCTTATGCCATGGATTTTTGGTCCAAAGGACAATTAAAAGCTCTCTTCTTAGAGCATGAG
- the LOC111978470 gene encoding 5-hydroxytryptamine receptor 7-like, which translates to MRSSLTKDLMKELARTSMTTAGMDLRLLRAHQTTTATLPILSPMENDTTCGMQILSHGNVEKVIIGGVLTVLTLLTICGNLLVVISVCFVKKLKQPSNYLIVSLAVADLSIAVAVMPFVSITDLIGGQWIFGQVFCNVFIAMDVMCCTASIMTLCVISIDRYLGITKPLTYPVRQSGRCMAKIVLSVWLLSASITLPPLFGWAQNVNDDKVCLISQDVGYTIYSTAVAFYIPMSVMLMMYYNIYRAAKVSAAKHTIQGFPKLEDECNSVDCVAAALKLQKEVEECASFSRLLKNDRKNISIFKREQKAAATLGIVVGAFSVCWLPFFLLSTARPFICGPECSCVPLWVERFLLWLGYANSLINPFIYAFFNRDLRTTYRNILLCRYRNINRKLSAASMHEALKLAERPDLVI; encoded by the exons ATGAGATCATCTTTGACCAAAGACCTGATGAAGGAACTTGCCAGGACCAGTATGACTACAGCGGGGATGGATCTGCGTCTGCTGAGGGCGCACCAAACAACCACTGCAACTTTGCCAATTCTGAGCCCCATGGAAAATGACACGACATGCGGGATGCAGATTCTCAGCCACGGGAATGTGGAGAAGGTTATTATCGGAGGAGTTCTCACTGTGCTCACTTTGCTCACCATTTGCGGGAACTTACTTGTGGTGATATCCGTGTGCTTTGTGAAGAAGCTGAAGCAGCCCTCCAATTATCTCATCGTTTCCCTGGCGGTCGCGGACCTGTCTATAGCGGTGGCGGTGATGCCTTTTGTCAGCATCACGGACCTCATTGGGGGGCAGTGGATCTTCGGACAGGTGTTCTGCAACGTTTTTATTGCCATGGACgtgatgtgttgcactgcatcAATCATGACCCTGTGTGTAATAAGCATAGACAG GTACCTAGGCATAACTAAACCCTTGACCTACCCTGTGCGACAGAGTGGGAGATGCATGGCCAAAATAGTTCTGTCTGTGTGGCTGCTGTCGGCCTCCATCACCCTTCCCCCGTTGTTCGGCTGGGCCCAGAACGTCAACGACGACAAGGTGTGTCTAATCAGCCAGGACGTGGGCTACACTATCTATTCCACCGCCGTCGCGTTCTACATCCCCATGTCGGTGATGTTGATGATGTACTACAACATCTACCGAGCGGCCAAGGTGAGTGCCGCCAAGCACACCATCCAAGGCTTCCCCAAGTTGGAGGACGAATGCAACAGTGTTGACTGCGTGGCCGCGGCCCTTAAGCTccagaaggaggtagaggagtgcGCCAGTTTCTCTCGTCTGCTGAAGAACGACAGGAAAAACATCTCCATCTTCAAACGGGAACAGAAGGCGGCCGCCACCCTGGGCATCGTGGTGGGGGCCTTCTCCGTCTGTTGGCTGCCCTTCTTCCTTCTGTCCACGGCCAGGCCCTTCATCTGCGGGCCGGAGTGTAGCTGCGTTCCCCTCTGGGTGGAGAGGTTCCTGCTCTGGCTGGGCTACGCCAACTCCCTCATCAACCCCTTCATCTACGCCTTCTTCAACAGGGACCTGAGGACCACCTACCGTAACATCCTACTCTGCAGGTACAGGAACATCAACCGCAAACTCTCCGCCGCCAGCATGCACGAGGCCCTCAAACTGGCTGAGAGACCAGATCTGGTGATCTAG